Proteins found in one Abyssibius alkaniclasticus genomic segment:
- a CDS encoding BMP family lipoprotein, protein MKFTKTLLGAAALMGAATLANAQANPAIIYDLGGKFDKSFNESAYTGAQRFADETGIEYREFELQSDAQREQALRRFAQAGNNPVVVTGFSYGTALATVAPEFPDTNFVIVDSVVEGDNVRSVVFNEQEGSYLVGVLAAMASKSGVVGFVGGMDIPLIQKFSCGYAQGVLATNPDATVIANMTGTTGAAWNDPVRGGELTMGQIESGADVVYHAAGGTGRGVLQAAADAGILGIGVDSNQNGMFPGSVLTSMLKRVDVAVYDAFMDVQNGEFTSGVVVLGLAENGVGYAMDENNAALITPEMQAAVDAASAGIIDGSIVVHNYESDMSCPVQ, encoded by the coding sequence ATGAAATTCACCAAAACCCTGCTGGGCGCAGCCGCACTTATGGGTGCCGCAACACTGGCAAACGCACAGGCCAACCCCGCGATCATCTATGATCTGGGCGGCAAGTTCGACAAATCCTTCAACGAATCTGCCTATACCGGCGCGCAGCGTTTCGCCGATGAAACCGGCATCGAATATCGTGAGTTCGAATTGCAGTCCGACGCCCAGCGCGAACAGGCGCTGCGCCGCTTTGCACAGGCCGGCAACAACCCCGTGGTTGTGACCGGCTTTTCCTATGGCACCGCTCTGGCAACGGTTGCACCCGAATTTCCCGACACCAACTTCGTGATCGTGGATTCGGTTGTTGAAGGCGACAATGTGCGCTCGGTCGTGTTCAACGAGCAGGAAGGCAGCTATCTGGTCGGCGTTCTGGCCGCGATGGCCTCGAAATCCGGCGTGGTCGGCTTTGTCGGCGGCATGGATATTCCGCTGATCCAGAAATTCTCGTGCGGCTATGCACAGGGCGTGCTTGCAACCAACCCCGACGCCACCGTGATTGCCAATATGACCGGCACGACCGGCGCAGCCTGGAACGACCCCGTGCGCGGCGGCGAGCTGACAATGGGCCAGATCGAATCGGGCGCTGATGTTGTTTACCATGCAGCCGGCGGCACAGGCCGTGGCGTTCTGCAGGCCGCCGCCGATGCCGGCATTCTGGGCATTGGCGTTGACAGCAACCAGAACGGCATGTTCCCCGGTTCGGTGCTGACCTCGATGCTGAAGCGCGTTGACGTGGCTGTTTATGACGCATTCATGGACGTGCAGAACGGCGAGTTCACCTCGGGTGTTGTTGTGCTTGGCCTTGCCGAAAACGGTGTCGGTTATGCGATGGACGAAAACAATGCCGCACTGATCACCCCTGAAATGCAGGCCGCGGTTGATGCTGCATCCGCCGGCATCATCGACGGGTCGATTGTTGTGCATAACTACGAGAGCGATATGTCCTGCCCAGTGCAGTAA
- a CDS encoding ABC transporter ATP-binding protein, with translation MRVAENTEAGRSDSAAPTPPAIQLKGISKSFGPVKANKDISMTVAKGSIHGIVGENGAGKSTLMSILYGFYKADAGEVFINGNKVNITDSHAAIAAGIGMVHQHFMLVEPFTVLENVVMGAEEGRLLRPSLAKARATLKQLAEEFELDVDPDAIVGELSVGFQQRVEILKALYRQADILILDEPTGVLTPAEADHLFRILRNLKDQGKTIILITHKLREIMDATDSVSVMRRGEMTETIPTSTTSPADLAEKMVGRRVLLEVAKTPAKPGDVVLEVKGLNVTDSQGVKKLKDVNFTLRTGEILGIAGVAGNGQSELLEVLGGFRAATSGEIRVNGALIDLSPKANAGMRRSRGIGHIPEDRHRRGMVMPFMAWENTALGYHNKAEFQGRMGLHDQAAMREDARKKIERFDIRPPNENLIASNFSGGNQQKIVVAREIEANPEVLLVGQPTRGVDIGAIEFIHQQIVNLRDAGKAILLVSVELDEIQSLSDRIIVMFDGVIQGERLPDDTDERELGLMMAGAAKNPEAGGKS, from the coding sequence GTGCGTGTTGCAGAAAACACGGAAGCGGGGCGGTCGGATTCGGCCGCCCCAACTCCACCCGCCATCCAGCTGAAGGGAATTTCAAAATCCTTCGGGCCGGTGAAGGCGAACAAAGATATTTCGATGACCGTCGCCAAAGGCTCGATCCACGGGATTGTGGGCGAGAATGGCGCGGGAAAATCAACGCTGATGTCCATCCTCTACGGCTTTTACAAGGCCGATGCGGGCGAGGTGTTCATCAATGGCAACAAGGTCAACATTACCGACAGCCATGCCGCGATTGCCGCTGGCATTGGCATGGTGCATCAGCATTTCATGCTGGTTGAACCCTTCACCGTGCTTGAAAACGTGGTGATGGGCGCCGAGGAAGGCCGGCTTTTGCGGCCATCGCTGGCCAAGGCCCGCGCCACGCTGAAACAACTGGCCGAAGAGTTTGAACTGGATGTTGACCCCGATGCGATTGTCGGCGAACTGTCTGTCGGCTTCCAGCAGCGCGTGGAAATTCTGAAGGCGCTGTATCGACAGGCCGATATTCTGATATTGGACGAGCCGACCGGCGTGCTGACCCCCGCCGAGGCCGACCACCTGTTCCGCATTCTGCGCAACCTCAAGGACCAGGGCAAAACCATCATCCTGATCACCCACAAGCTACGCGAGATCATGGATGCGACCGATTCCGTTTCTGTTATGCGCCGCGGCGAGATGACAGAAACCATCCCGACAAGCACCACCAGCCCCGCCGATCTGGCCGAAAAAATGGTCGGGCGGCGCGTGTTGCTGGAGGTTGCCAAAACCCCTGCCAAGCCGGGCGATGTGGTGCTGGAGGTGAAGGGGCTGAACGTGACCGACAGCCAGGGCGTGAAGAAGCTGAAAGATGTGAACTTCACGCTGCGCACGGGCGAAATTCTGGGCATTGCCGGGGTTGCGGGCAACGGCCAGTCGGAATTGCTGGAAGTGCTGGGTGGCTTTCGCGCCGCGACTTCGGGCGAAATCCGCGTCAATGGCGCGCTGATCGACCTTTCGCCAAAGGCCAATGCAGGGATGCGGCGCAGCCGAGGCATTGGCCATATTCCCGAAGACCGCCACCGCCGTGGCATGGTCATGCCCTTCATGGCCTGGGAAAACACCGCGCTTGGCTATCACAACAAGGCCGAATTTCAGGGCAGGATGGGGCTGCATGATCAGGCCGCCATGCGCGAAGATGCGCGCAAGAAGATCGAACGTTTCGACATTCGCCCGCCCAATGAAAACCTGATCGCCAGCAATTTTTCCGGCGGCAACCAGCAGAAAATCGTTGTGGCCCGCGAGATCGAGGCCAATCCCGAAGTGCTGCTTGTGGGCCAGCCCACGCGCGGGGTGGATATTGGCGCGATTGAATTCATCCACCAGCAGATTGTGAACCTGCGCGATGCGGGCAAGGCGATTTTGCTGGTCAGCGTCGAGCTTGACGAGATCCAGTCGCTGTCGGACCGGATCATCGTGATGTTTGACGGGGTCATTCAGGGCGAACGCCTGCCCGATGACACCGACGAGCGCGAGCTTGGCCTGATGATGGCCGGCGCCGCCAAAAACCCAGAAGCCGGGGGCAAATCATGA
- a CDS encoding ABC transporter permease, whose amino-acid sequence MNRTLPRWADIILIPLLNLALAILVAGLVVVFIGEDPFRAMKLIIQGAFAPYGIGFTLYYTTNFIFTGLAVAVAFHARLFNIGGEGQAAMAGVGVALVALAFDWPHWSIALLAASLGGMVFGAGWAAIPAYLQAKRGSHIVITTIMFNLIAASVINFLLVGPMQAPGSNPESSSFPPGASLPTLHDMFAVFGIAFDRNAPVNVSLFMALIACVLVWLLIWKSRIGYEIRAFGHSDGAAVYAGISPLKITMIAMLISGALAGMMAINTVMGEAERLVLDAVQGAGFVGIAVALMGRNHPLGVVLAAFLFGILYQGGSELAFEMPGISREMIVVIQGLVILFTGSLENLVRIPVSKLFLRFGKGGA is encoded by the coding sequence ATGAACCGGACCCTGCCCAGATGGGCCGATATCATCCTGATTCCGCTGCTCAACCTTGCTTTGGCCATTCTGGTGGCCGGGCTGGTTGTGGTGTTCATCGGCGAAGACCCGTTTCGCGCCATGAAGCTGATCATCCAGGGCGCGTTTGCACCCTATGGGATTGGCTTTACGCTTTATTACACCACCAATTTCATTTTTACCGGCCTTGCGGTCGCCGTCGCCTTTCATGCCCGCCTGTTCAACATTGGCGGCGAAGGGCAGGCGGCGATGGCCGGGGTTGGCGTGGCGCTGGTCGCGCTGGCATTTGACTGGCCGCACTGGTCTATCGCATTGCTGGCCGCCTCGTTGGGGGGCATGGTGTTTGGCGCGGGCTGGGCGGCCATTCCGGCCTATTTGCAGGCCAAGCGCGGCAGCCATATCGTCATCACCACGATCATGTTCAACCTGATTGCCGCCTCGGTCATCAACTTCCTGCTGGTCGGGCCGATGCAGGCGCCGGGCAGCAACCCGGAATCATCGAGCTTCCCGCCCGGGGCCAGCCTGCCCACGCTGCACGATATGTTCGCGGTGTTCGGCATTGCCTTTGACAGGAACGCGCCGGTGAATGTGAGCCTGTTCATGGCGCTCATCGCCTGTGTTCTGGTCTGGCTGCTGATCTGGAAAAGCCGCATCGGCTATGAAATCCGTGCCTTTGGCCATTCGGACGGGGCGGCGGTTTATGCCGGTATCTCGCCGCTGAAAATTACCATGATCGCCATGCTGATTTCGGGCGCGCTGGCGGGCATGATGGCCATCAACACCGTGATGGGCGAGGCCGAGCGCCTTGTGCTTGACGCGGTGCAGGGCGCCGGATTTGTTGGCATTGCCGTGGCGCTGATGGGGCGCAACCACCCGCTTGGCGTGGTGCTGGCGGCCTTTCTGTTCGGCATCCTTTACCAAGGCGGCTCGGAGCTGGCCTTTGAAATGCCGGGCATCAGCCGCGAAATGATTGTGGTTATCCAGGGGCTTGTCATTCTGTTTACCGGCAGCCTTGAAAACCTTGTGCGCATTCCGGTCAGCAAGCTGTTCCTGCGCTTTGGCAAGGGAGGCGCGTGA
- a CDS encoding ABC transporter permease: MDFLTVLQLLDSAMRLSAPLLLACLAGLYSERAGIFDIGLEGKMLAGAFVAAAMSATAAMPIDQGGWGMSWGAAWVGLFFGILISVVLSLVHGLASITLRGNQLISGVAINFFAAGTTVLVGQNWFRMGGQTPQLQGHARFESITLPGAETLGDSIPVIGPIYEQLISGHNLLVYVALAMVPLTWWVLNRTRFGLHLRAVGENPAAVDTAGINVVRLRYTATIICGILCGVAGAYLSLGTSAAGFLKDMSAGKGFIALAALIFAKWRPYPALGATFLFGLLDAIANKYQSLDIGLFVVPVQFMQALPYILTVVILAGFVGKAIPPKAGGEPYVKER, encoded by the coding sequence ATGGATTTTCTGACCGTTCTGCAACTGCTCGATTCCGCCATGCGCCTGTCGGCGCCGCTGTTGCTGGCCTGCCTTGCCGGGCTCTATTCCGAACGCGCGGGCATTTTTGACATCGGGCTGGAGGGCAAGATGCTGGCCGGGGCCTTTGTGGCTGCGGCCATGTCGGCCACGGCCGCCATGCCCATTGACCAGGGCGGCTGGGGCATGAGCTGGGGCGCGGCCTGGGTTGGGCTGTTCTTTGGCATCCTCATTTCGGTCGTGCTGTCGCTGGTGCATGGGCTGGCCTCGATCACGCTGCGCGGCAACCAGTTGATTTCGGGCGTTGCCATCAACTTTTTTGCCGCCGGCACCACCGTGCTGGTCGGGCAGAACTGGTTCAGGATGGGCGGGCAGACCCCGCAGTTGCAAGGCCATGCGCGGTTTGAATCGATTACCCTGCCGGGGGCGGAAACGCTTGGCGATTCCATTCCTGTCATCGGGCCGATCTATGAACAGCTGATCTCGGGCCATAACCTGCTGGTCTATGTGGCGCTGGCGATGGTGCCGCTTACCTGGTGGGTGCTGAACCGCACACGTTTTGGACTGCATCTGCGCGCCGTCGGTGAAAACCCGGCAGCGGTCGATACGGCGGGCATCAACGTGGTGCGGCTGCGCTATACGGCAACAATCATCTGCGGCATTTTATGCGGCGTCGCCGGGGCCTATCTGAGCCTTGGCACCTCGGCGGCGGGGTTCCTGAAGGATATGAGCGCGGGCAAGGGCTTTATCGCCCTGGCGGCGCTGATTTTCGCCAAATGGCGCCCCTATCCCGCGCTGGGCGCCACATTCCTGTTCGGGCTGCTCGATGCGATTGCCAACAAGTATCAGAGCCTCGATATCGGGCTGTTCGTGGTGCCGGTGCAGTTCATGCAGGCCCTGCCCTATATCCTGACCGTGGTCATTCTGGCGGGGTTCGTTGGCAAGGCCATTCCACCAAAAGCCGGTGGCGAGCCCTATGTGAAGGAACGATGA
- a CDS encoding purine-nucleoside phosphorylase, producing MMEALLQTIRARAGAAPVRLGLILGSGLGHLAEAVEGAAIDYADLPGFPHAGVSGHNPKLVIGMLEGVRVAVFGGRAHYYESGRGDAMRKPLEVLAALGAEALILTNAAGSLVAANRPGDLMMLNDHINFSGLNPLIGEKSDARFVNMTDCYDPAMRAALQAAAKAEGQSLAEGVYAWYSGPSFETKAEIRTLKIIGADAVGMSTVPECILARFLGLKVAAISTITNMAAGMSDEHISHEHTKTMAPVGAAKLETLLRRYLRDLAV from the coding sequence ATGATGGAGGCGCTGCTGCAAACCATTCGCGCGCGTGCCGGTGCCGCGCCGGTCAGGCTGGGGCTGATCCTTGGCTCGGGACTTGGGCATCTGGCCGAGGCGGTGGAGGGCGCGGCGATCGACTATGCCGACCTGCCCGGCTTTCCCCATGCGGGCGTGTCGGGCCATAACCCGAAGCTGGTGATCGGGATGCTTGAGGGCGTGCGCGTGGCGGTGTTCGGCGGGCGCGCGCATTACTATGAAAGCGGGCGTGGCGACGCGATGCGCAAACCGCTGGAGGTGCTGGCCGCTTTGGGCGCCGAGGCGCTGATCCTGACCAATGCCGCAGGCTCGCTGGTGGCCGCAAACCGCCCCGGCGATTTGATGATGCTGAATGACCATATCAACTTTTCCGGCCTCAACCCGCTGATCGGCGAAAAATCGGATGCGCGTTTCGTGAACATGACCGATTGCTATGACCCGGCCATGCGCGCCGCCCTGCAGGCCGCCGCAAAGGCCGAGGGCCAGAGCCTGGCTGAAGGCGTTTACGCCTGGTATTCCGGCCCGAGTTTCGAGACCAAGGCCGAGATTCGCACGCTCAAAATTATCGGGGCCGATGCGGTGGGCATGTCGACCGTGCCCGAATGCATTCTGGCGCGGTTTTTAGGGCTGAAAGTGGCGGCGATCTCGACCATTACCAATATGGCGGCCGGCATGAGCGATGAGCATATCAGCCATGAACACACCAAAACGATGGCCCCGGTAGGTGCGGCCAAGCTCGAAACGCTGTTGCGCCGCTATCTGCGCGATCTGGCTGTATAG
- a CDS encoding sulfite exporter TauE/SafE family protein encodes MQIYLPIAEVSVNLFLLLGLGGLVGLLSGMFGVGGGFLMTPLLFFIGIPPAVAVGTQANQIVASSFSGLLAHVRRRTVDFRMGLVLLGGGLVGSAVGVQVFAYLTALGQVELMVTLFYVVFLGAIGALMFVESLRAIRATRGGRAQPTRKRHTWVHHMPLRMRFRVSNLYISVIPPIIIGVMVGVLAAIMGVGGGFIMLPAMIYILGMPTKVVVGTSLFQIIFVTAATSIMHAVENQTVDALLALILLIGGVIGAQFGTRIGMRMKAEQLRILLAMLVLIVCFKLAADLVLTPSELYSISEVTE; translated from the coding sequence GTGCAAATTTACCTTCCCATAGCCGAAGTCTCGGTGAACCTGTTCCTGCTGCTCGGCCTTGGCGGCCTTGTGGGCCTGCTTTCGGGCATGTTCGGCGTGGGGGGCGGGTTTCTGATGACGCCGCTTTTGTTCTTCATCGGCATTCCGCCCGCCGTGGCTGTGGGCACTCAGGCCAACCAGATTGTCGCCTCGTCCTTTTCGGGCCTGCTGGCGCATGTGCGCCGCCGCACGGTCGATTTTCGCATGGGGCTGGTGCTGCTGGGCGGCGGGCTTGTCGGCTCGGCCGTGGGGGTGCAGGTCTTTGCCTATCTCACCGCGCTCGGGCAGGTGGAGCTTATGGTCACCCTGTTCTATGTGGTGTTTCTTGGGGCCATAGGCGCGCTGATGTTCGTGGAAAGCCTGCGCGCCATTCGCGCCACGCGCGGCGGGCGCGCCCAGCCCACGCGCAAGCGGCATACCTGGGTGCATCACATGCCGCTGCGTATGCGGTTCCGGGTCTCCAACCTTTATATTTCGGTCATTCCGCCAATCATCATCGGGGTCATGGTCGGGGTTCTGGCGGCGATCATGGGCGTGGGGGGCGGCTTTATCATGCTGCCAGCCATGATCTATATCCTGGGAATGCCCACCAAGGTTGTGGTCGGCACATCGCTCTTCCAGATCATCTTTGTCACCGCGGCCACCTCGATCATGCACGCGGTTGAAAACCAGACGGTTGATGCGCTGCTCGCGCTGATTCTGCTGATTGGCGGGGTGATCGGTGCGCAGTTCGGCACCCGCATCGGGATGCGCATGAAGGCCGAGCAGTTACGCATTTTGCTGGCCATGCTGGTGCTGATCGTCTGTTTCAAACTGGCCGCCGACCTTGTGCTGACCCCGTCCGAACTGTATTCGATCAGCGAGGTCACGGAGTGA
- a CDS encoding TIGR02186 family protein: MRRALALLVFLLAAAVAAPVAAQETIIASMNQNRVSITADFDGSEIFIFGAVARDAPVPEDAGPLQVVIMVTGPVRPLIVRKKERRWGIWVNTESVRVDAAPSLYTIATTGELTEILSATDRLRYGIGLDRLVRTVGEANGTNDVPAFNEAVVRIRQKSGLYAEIDGHVDLEQETLFSTAIALPSDLVEGDYTVRILLARDRVALGVVDSVIAVRKAGIGRWIYIMAHEQPLLYGILSLLVALAAGWAASEAFRLLRR; encoded by the coding sequence ATGCGCCGCGCACTTGCCCTGCTGGTGTTTCTGCTGGCCGCTGCTGTAGCCGCCCCTGTGGCCGCACAGGAAACCATCATCGCCTCGATGAACCAGAACCGGGTTTCGATCACCGCCGATTTTGACGGGTCCGAGATTTTCATTTTCGGGGCCGTCGCGCGCGATGCGCCCGTGCCCGAAGATGCCGGCCCCTTGCAGGTGGTCATCATGGTCACCGGACCGGTGCGGCCCCTGATTGTGCGCAAGAAAGAACGCCGCTGGGGCATTTGGGTGAACACGGAATCGGTGCGTGTGGATGCCGCGCCCAGCCTTTACACCATTGCCACAACCGGCGAGCTGACCGAGATCTTGAGCGCGACCGACCGGCTGCGCTATGGCATTGGCCTGGACCGGCTGGTGCGCACGGTGGGCGAGGCCAACGGCACCAATGACGTGCCCGCATTCAACGAGGCCGTGGTGCGCATTCGCCAGAAATCGGGCCTGTATGCCGAGATTGACGGCCATGTCGATCTGGAGCAGGAAACCCTGTTTTCCACCGCCATCGCCCTGCCCTCCGACCTTGTGGAAGGCGATTATACCGTGCGCATTCTGCTGGCGCGCGACCGTGTGGCGCTGGGTGTGGTTGACAGCGTGATCGCCGTGCGCAAGGCCGGCATTGGCCGCTGGATTTACATCATGGCGCATGAACAGCCGCTGCTTTACGGCATTCTGTCGCTGCTGGTGGCACTGGCCGCAGGCTGGGCGGCATCCGAAGCCTTCCGCCTGCTGCGGCGCTAG
- a CDS encoding ion transporter yields MRSAILKFMNQKWVSPFILAVIVVNAIVLGLQTSPSIEAAIGGVLGLIDTLCLGIFTVELVLKLIGQGPRFFKGGWNVFDFLIVGISLTPGAGGLSVLRALRILRVLRVISIAPSLRRVVEGFITALPGMASVFFLMALIFYIGAVMATKLFGGVFPQWFGSIGESAYSLFQIMTLESWSMGIVRPVMEVFPQAWAFFVPFIMVTTFAVVNLLVGLIVNSMQEAGAEDSNSATDVYRTDVLARLDQIAARLEALEKR; encoded by the coding sequence ATGCGCAGTGCGATTTTGAAATTCATGAACCAGAAATGGGTTAGCCCGTTCATTCTGGCGGTTATTGTCGTCAACGCGATTGTTCTGGGGCTGCAAACCTCACCCAGTATCGAAGCGGCGATCGGCGGCGTGCTTGGGCTGATCGACACGCTTTGCCTTGGCATTTTTACGGTCGAGCTTGTGCTGAAGCTCATCGGCCAGGGGCCGCGGTTTTTCAAAGGCGGCTGGAATGTGTTTGACTTTCTGATCGTCGGCATTTCCCTTACCCCCGGCGCGGGCGGGCTTTCGGTGCTGCGCGCCTTGCGCATCTTGCGCGTGCTGCGGGTCATTTCCATTGCCCCCAGCCTGCGCCGCGTGGTCGAAGGCTTCATCACCGCACTGCCCGGCATGGCCTCGGTGTTTTTCCTGATGGCGCTTATCTTCTATATCGGCGCGGTCATGGCCACCAAGCTGTTTGGCGGGGTGTTTCCGCAATGGTTCGGCTCGATCGGGGAATCGGCCTATTCACTGTTCCAGATCATGACGCTGGAAAGCTGGTCGATGGGCATCGTGCGCCCGGTCATGGAGGTTTTTCCGCAAGCCTGGGCCTTCTTTGTGCCCTTCATCATGGTCACTACTTTCGCGGTTGTGAACCTGCTGGTCGGTCTGATCGTGAATTCCATGCAGGAAGCCGGTGCCGAGGATTCCAACTCGGCAACCGATGTGTATCGCACCGATGTGCTGGCCAGGCTCGACCAGATCGCGGCGCGGCTGGAGGCTTTGGAGAAACGCTAG
- a CDS encoding ATP-dependent DNA helicase has product MNASIIQFSDDQAEAYDGITAALLAAGVDLDNARTLPKAEGEGQVVAVLGKAGSGKTMLLAKIVEALGEAGVETVSPDYTSRKKSTRRTLAVLAPTNKAASVLRNRGVPATTIHRIIYSPMFSPEYEAIAEWLTGDAERPEVEGLTDTALDRAKLFYEAHKSIPGALAAAGLRGSDFIAGWKRREDPLDIGLVDESSMLDDSQLADLREIFHTLVLVGDPAQLAPVGQSGAMSFDKLSEKSRFYLTRVHRQDRGNPILDLAHALGDAALDFHTFEKMIEDAASRDDRVIIAPRVDAEMMARSPVLVWRNATRIRLIHAFRAAYSAPELELLPGEPLICDGIELPLKHRKKRIDLEARGLIKGAQAIYLGPGKKPGFSKLFMVGAPEPSVNVASIIQIEAPEREEPFIPYAARMGASFLHGAAVTIHKAQGSQWPQVQVFAPDLYAAAQAGRSEAGIALWKRLAYVAITRAEERLLWVTRYRLGRPETPLGTDDLPRIEAETGLPL; this is encoded by the coding sequence ATGAATGCCAGTATCATCCAGTTTTCCGACGATCAGGCCGAGGCCTATGACGGGATCACCGCCGCGCTTCTGGCGGCTGGTGTCGACCTTGACAACGCCCGCACCCTGCCAAAGGCTGAAGGCGAGGGGCAGGTTGTGGCCGTGCTGGGCAAGGCCGGGTCGGGCAAGACCATGCTGCTGGCCAAAATCGTCGAAGCCCTTGGCGAGGCGGGGGTGGAAACCGTGTCGCCCGACTATACGTCGCGCAAGAAATCGACCAGGCGCACGCTGGCTGTGCTGGCCCCCACCAACAAGGCCGCCAGCGTGTTGCGCAACCGTGGTGTGCCCGCAACAACCATCCACCGCATCATCTATTCCCCCATGTTCAGCCCCGAATATGAGGCGATAGCCGAATGGCTGACAGGCGATGCCGAGCGCCCCGAGGTTGAGGGGCTGACCGACACCGCCCTTGACCGCGCCAAGCTGTTTTACGAGGCGCATAAATCCATTCCCGGTGCCTTGGCGGCGGCGGGTCTGCGCGGGTCCGACTTCATTGCCGGCTGGAAGCGCCGCGAAGACCCGCTTGATATTGGGCTGGTCGATGAAAGCTCGATGCTCGATGACAGCCAGCTTGCCGATCTGCGCGAGATTTTCCACACGCTCGTGCTGGTGGGCGACCCGGCGCAACTGGCCCCTGTCGGCCAGTCGGGGGCCATGTCGTTTGACAAGCTTTCCGAGAAATCGCGCTTCTACCTCACCCGCGTGCATCGGCAGGACAGGGGCAACCCTATCCTTGACCTCGCCCATGCGCTGGGCGATGCGGCGCTTGATTTTCATACATTTGAGAAGATGATCGAAGACGCTGCCAGCCGCGATGATCGTGTCATCATCGCCCCGCGCGTGGATGCCGAAATGATGGCGCGCAGCCCCGTGCTGGTCTGGCGCAACGCCACGCGCATCCGCCTTATCCACGCCTTTCGCGCCGCTTACAGCGCGCCGGAACTGGAGCTTCTGCCCGGCGAGCCGCTGATCTGCGACGGTATCGAACTGCCGCTCAAACACCGCAAGAAGCGCATAGACCTTGAGGCGCGCGGCCTGATCAAAGGCGCGCAGGCCATCTATCTTGGCCCCGGCAAGAAGCCCGGCTTCTCCAAACTGTTCATGGTCGGCGCGCCCGAGCCCAGCGTCAACGTCGCCTCGATCATCCAGATCGAAGCGCCCGAGCGCGAAGAGCCCTTCATCCCCTATGCCGCGCGCATGGGGGCCAGCTTTTTGCACGGGGCGGCGGTGACCATCCACAAAGCCCAAGGCAGCCAATGGCCGCAAGTGCAGGTATTTGCGCCCGATCTTTATGCCGCCGCCCAGGCAGGCCGCAGCGAGGCGGGAATCGCGCTGTGGAAGCGGCTGGCCTATGTCGCCATTACCCGCGCCGAGGAACGGCTGCTCTGGGTCACACGCTACCGGCTTGGCCGCCCCGAAACCCCGCTTGGCACCGATGATCTGCCCCGGATCGAGGCCGAGACCGGCCTGCCCCTCTAG
- the ccrA gene encoding crotonyl-CoA carboxylase/reductase: protein MALDQNAANAPQQDLYELGQIPPLGHVPAQMYAWTIRRDRHGEPDKSFQVEVVDTPQIDSNEVLIFVMAAGVNYNGVWAGLGIPLSPFDVHGADYHIAGSDASGIVWAVGDKVKRWKVGDEVVVHCNQDDGDDEECNGGDPMFSESQRIWGYETPDGSFAQFARVQSQQLMHRPKHLTWEESACYTLTLATAYRMLFGHRPHVLRPGQNVLVWGASGGLGSFAIQLINTAGANAIGVISDEDKRDFVLSLGAKGVINRKDFNCWGQMPTVNSPEYKTWLKEARSFGKAIWEITGKGNNVDIVFEHPGEATFPVSTLVVKKGGMVVICAGTTGYNLTIDARYLWMHQKRVQGSHFANLKQASQANQLMLERRIDPCMSEVFPWSQIPDAHVKMRANQHKPGNMAVLVNAPRTGLRTFEDACEAARS from the coding sequence ATGGCCTTGGATCAGAATGCCGCAAACGCGCCGCAGCAAGACCTTTACGAGCTGGGGCAAATACCGCCGCTTGGCCATGTGCCCGCGCAAATGTATGCCTGGACCATACGGCGCGACCGTCACGGCGAGCCGGATAAAAGCTTTCAGGTCGAGGTGGTCGACACCCCGCAGATTGACAGCAACGAGGTGCTGATCTTCGTCATGGCGGCGGGCGTCAATTACAACGGGGTCTGGGCCGGGCTTGGCATTCCGCTTTCGCCCTTCGATGTGCATGGGGCCGATTACCATATCGCGGGCTCCGATGCGTCGGGCATCGTCTGGGCCGTGGGCGACAAGGTGAAACGCTGGAAGGTTGGCGATGAGGTTGTCGTGCATTGCAACCAGGATGATGGCGATGACGAGGAATGCAATGGCGGCGACCCGATGTTTTCGGAAAGCCAGCGCATTTGGGGCTATGAAACCCCCGATGGCAGCTTTGCGCAATTCGCGCGCGTGCAATCCCAGCAGCTTATGCACCGGCCCAAGCATTTAACATGGGAGGAATCGGCCTGTTATACGCTTACGCTGGCCACCGCTTACCGGATGCTGTTCGGCCACCGCCCGCATGTGCTGCGCCCGGGGCAGAACGTGCTGGTCTGGGGGGCATCCGGCGGGCTTGGCTCTTTTGCCATCCAGTTGATCAACACCGCAGGCGCCAATGCGATCGGGGTGATTTCCGATGAGGACAAGCGCGATTTCGTGCTGTCGCTTGGGGCAAAGGGCGTGATCAACCGCAAGGATTTCAACTGTTGGGGCCAGATGCCCACCGTCAATTCGCCGGAATACAAGACATGGCTGAAAGAGGCGCGCAGCTTTGGCAAGGCGATCTGGGAAATTACCGGCAAGGGCAACAATGTCGATATCGTGTTCGAACATCCGGGCGAGGCGACCTTCCCCGTTTCCACACTTGTGGTGAAAAAGGGCGGCATGGTCGTAATCTGCGCGGGCACAACGGGCTATAACCTGACCATCGATGCGCGCTATCTGTGGATGCACCAGAAACGCGTGCAGGGCAGCCATTTCGCCAATCTCAAACAGGCGAGCCAGGCCAACCAGCTTATGCTGGAACGCCGGATAGACCCCTGCATGTCAGAGGTATTCCCCTGGAGCCAGATTCCCGATGCGCATGTGAAAATGCGCGCCAACCAGCACAAGCCGGGCAATATGGCGGTGCTGGTCAACGCGCCGCGCACCGGATTGCGCACCTTTGAAGATGCGTGCGAGGCGGCCAGATCCTAG